One genomic segment of Mycolicibacterium chubuense NBB4 includes these proteins:
- a CDS encoding YczE/YyaS/YitT family protein, with amino-acid sequence MAMMVRAGLGLDPWDVFHQGLSLLTGMTIGTASALVGVAVLVAWIPLRNRPGVGTVANVAVIAITVDLALAVIPAPASLPARAAMLVAAVVLNAVSTVLYIGAGLGPGPRDGLMTGLVIRTGGSVRLVRTVIEVTVLAVGWLLGGTVGVGTVVYAFGIGPLVGLFVRLIPDRLVAVSGWAGVRPVRITADDGKSEQPTHTGIAGS; translated from the coding sequence ATGGCGATGATGGTCCGCGCGGGACTGGGCCTCGACCCGTGGGATGTGTTCCACCAAGGGCTTTCGCTGTTGACCGGCATGACGATCGGCACCGCCTCGGCCCTCGTCGGCGTCGCGGTCCTGGTGGCGTGGATTCCGCTGCGGAACCGGCCCGGCGTCGGGACGGTCGCCAACGTCGCCGTCATCGCGATCACCGTCGACCTCGCGCTGGCGGTCATCCCCGCACCGGCGTCGCTGCCGGCCCGGGCGGCGATGCTGGTGGCGGCCGTCGTGCTCAACGCCGTCAGCACGGTCCTCTACATCGGTGCCGGACTCGGGCCCGGCCCGCGCGACGGGCTGATGACCGGGCTGGTGATTCGCACCGGCGGTTCGGTTCGCCTGGTCCGCACCGTCATCGAGGTGACCGTGCTCGCGGTCGGCTGGCTGCTCGGCGGGACCGTCGGAGTCGGCACGGTGGTCTACGCCTTCGGCATCGGTCCACTGGTGGGGCTCTTCGTACGACTCATCCCCGACCGGCTGGTCGCCGTCAGCGGTTGGGCCGGTGTGCGGCCGGTGCGCATCACCGCCGATGATGGCAAGAGTGAGCAGCCGACACACACTGGAATCGCTGGCAGCTGA
- a CDS encoding iron-siderophore ABC transporter substrate-binding protein: MLLTGARWGRWIPRSCAVLAIAGAVGVSVVSGCGSSDNASAPTPVETPITSTTRIAGAGVLGNDRRPDESCAPQPAPLDDGPPDREVRNATAHAVSPPVPETTLVRADPQRIVVLSGDQLDALCALGLQSRIVAAALPDGSTEQPSYLGSVIHRVPSAGRRSEPDMTAIRDAKPDLILGSVALTPQAHPGLSQIAPTVFGGPPGAAWKDNLRTVGAATGRAAAADRLIEDFDRAAHKTGADNDAIHFQASIVQFTDTTMRVFGADDFPARVLADVGVDRPAAQRFTDKPYAEIGISDEDLAGKPDFSIADGDIVYISFASAEAKQRAPAVLDSDAWKRLSANRDNRVFAVNNEVWQTGEGIVAARGILADLRWVNAPIN, translated from the coding sequence GTGCTGTTGACGGGCGCGCGATGGGGCCGCTGGATCCCCCGCTCGTGTGCGGTGCTCGCTATCGCAGGCGCCGTGGGCGTCTCGGTGGTCAGTGGCTGCGGCTCCTCGGACAACGCCTCGGCTCCCACCCCGGTCGAGACGCCCATCACGAGCACGACGCGGATCGCGGGCGCCGGCGTGCTGGGCAACGACCGCAGACCCGACGAATCGTGCGCGCCGCAGCCCGCGCCGCTCGATGACGGGCCGCCGGACCGCGAGGTCCGCAATGCCACCGCGCACGCCGTCTCTCCCCCGGTGCCGGAGACGACGCTGGTGCGGGCCGACCCGCAGCGCATCGTCGTGCTCTCCGGTGACCAACTCGACGCGCTGTGCGCGCTGGGTCTGCAGTCCCGGATCGTGGCGGCGGCGCTTCCCGACGGATCCACCGAGCAGCCGTCCTACCTGGGCTCGGTGATCCATCGGGTTCCGAGCGCGGGACGCCGCAGCGAGCCGGACATGACAGCCATCCGCGACGCGAAGCCCGATCTCATCCTCGGCTCGGTGGCCTTGACGCCGCAGGCCCACCCGGGCCTCTCGCAGATCGCGCCGACGGTGTTCGGCGGCCCGCCGGGCGCGGCGTGGAAGGACAATCTGCGCACCGTCGGCGCGGCCACGGGCCGCGCGGCGGCGGCGGACAGGCTCATCGAGGACTTCGACCGGGCCGCCCACAAGACCGGCGCCGACAACGACGCCATCCACTTCCAGGCGTCGATCGTGCAGTTCACGGACACCACGATGCGCGTCTTCGGCGCGGATGACTTCCCCGCCCGGGTGCTGGCCGACGTGGGTGTGGACCGTCCCGCGGCACAGCGCTTCACCGACAAGCCGTACGCCGAGATCGGTATCTCCGATGAGGACCTCGCCGGCAAGCCGGACTTCTCGATCGCCGACGGCGACATCGTCTACATCTCGTTCGCGTCGGCCGAAGCCAAGCAGCGCGCGCCGGCAGTCCTGGACAGCGACGCGTGGAAGCGGCTGTCGGCCAACCGCGACAACCGGGTGTTCGCGGTCAACAACGAGGTGTGGCAGACCGGCGAGGGCATCGTCGCCGCGCGCGGCATCCTGGCCGACCTGCGGTGGGTCAACGCGCCGATCAACTGA
- a CDS encoding NAD(P)-dependent alcohol dehydrogenase translates to MSTVSAYAAPSASEPLTKTTITRRDVGPHDVAFDIHFAGICHSDIHTVRGEWGGVQYPLVPGHEIAGIVTEVGSEVSRYKVGDRVGVGCFVDSCRECEFCLAGEEQYCNNPGMVGTYNGVGRDGQPTQGGYSGAIVVDENYVLSIPDSIPLDKAAPLLCAGITTYSPLRHWNAGPGTNVAVIGLGGLGHLAVKIAAAMGAQVTVLSQSLKKMEDGLRLGASEYYATSDPDTFKKLSGSFDLIINTVSANLDMGDYLGLLKLDGTLVELGMPEKPMEVPAGALIFGRRRLSGSLIGGIAETQEMLNFCADHDVTPEIEVIEPDYINDAYERVLASDVRYRFVINTESLR, encoded by the coding sequence TTGAGCACCGTATCCGCATATGCAGCCCCGTCGGCCAGCGAACCGCTGACCAAGACCACGATCACCCGCCGCGACGTCGGCCCGCACGACGTGGCCTTCGACATCCATTTCGCCGGCATCTGCCACTCCGACATCCACACCGTGCGCGGTGAGTGGGGCGGCGTCCAGTATCCGTTGGTGCCGGGCCACGAGATCGCCGGCATCGTCACCGAGGTCGGGTCCGAGGTGAGCAGGTACAAGGTCGGCGACCGCGTCGGCGTCGGATGTTTCGTGGACTCCTGCCGCGAGTGCGAATTCTGCCTGGCCGGCGAGGAGCAGTACTGCAACAACCCGGGCATGGTCGGGACCTACAACGGCGTCGGACGCGACGGCCAGCCCACCCAGGGCGGCTACAGCGGCGCCATCGTCGTCGACGAGAACTACGTCCTGTCGATCCCGGACTCCATCCCGCTGGACAAGGCGGCTCCGCTGCTGTGCGCGGGCATCACCACCTACTCGCCGTTGCGGCACTGGAACGCGGGGCCGGGGACGAACGTCGCCGTCATCGGCCTCGGCGGCCTCGGACATCTCGCGGTGAAGATCGCCGCGGCGATGGGCGCGCAGGTCACCGTGCTGAGCCAGTCGCTGAAGAAGATGGAGGACGGCCTGCGCCTGGGCGCCTCCGAGTACTACGCGACCAGTGACCCCGACACGTTCAAGAAGCTGAGTGGTTCGTTCGACCTCATCATCAACACGGTGTCGGCCAATCTCGACATGGGCGACTACCTCGGTCTGCTCAAGCTCGACGGCACCCTCGTGGAGCTGGGCATGCCGGAGAAGCCGATGGAGGTCCCGGCCGGCGCTCTGATCTTCGGCCGCCGCCGGCTCTCCGGCTCGTTGATCGGCGGCATCGCCGAGACACAGGAGATGCTGAACTTCTGCGCCGACCACGATGTGACGCCCGAGATCGAGGTCATCGAGCCGGATTACATCAACGACGCCTACGAGCGGGTGCTCGCCAGCGACGTGCGCTACCGCTTCGTGATCAACACGGAGTCGCTGCGGTAG
- the ctaD gene encoding aa3-type cytochrome oxidase subunit I: MVAEAPPIGELEARRPFPARLGPKGNLIYKLVTTTDHKLIGIMYCVACFAFFFIGGLMALFMRTELAVPGLQFLSNEQYNQLFTMHGTVMLLFYATPIVFGFANLVLPLQIGAPDVAFPRLNAFSFWLFLFGAMIAIAGFITPGGAADFGWTAYSPLTDAIHSPGAGGDLWIMGLAVGGLGTILGGVNMITTVVCMRAPGMTMFRMPIFTWNILVTSILVLLAFPILTAALFGLAADRHLGAHVYDPANGGVLLWQHLFWFFGHPEVYIIALPFFGIVTEIFPVFSRKPIFGYTTLIYATLGIAALSVAVWAHHMYATGAVLLPFFSFMTFLIAVPTGIKFFNWVGTMWKGQLTFETPMLFSVGFLATFLLGGLSGVILASPPLDFHVTDSYFVIAHFHYVLFGTIVFATYAGIYFWFPKMTGRLLDEKLGKLHFWLTFIGFHTTFLVQHWLGDEGMPRRYADYLPSDGFTTLNIISTIGAFILGLSMLPFVWNVFKSWRYGEPVMVDDPWGYGNSLEWATSCPPPRHNFTELPRIRSERPAFELHYPHMVDRMRREAHVGRAHGPEDGDVTRLDEENVRT, encoded by the coding sequence TTGGTAGCCGAAGCGCCCCCAATCGGTGAACTCGAAGCCCGGCGTCCCTTCCCGGCGCGGCTCGGCCCCAAGGGCAACCTGATCTACAAACTGGTGACCACCACCGATCACAAGCTGATCGGGATCATGTACTGCGTCGCCTGCTTCGCGTTCTTCTTCATCGGCGGCCTGATGGCGCTGTTCATGCGGACCGAGCTCGCCGTACCCGGCCTGCAGTTCCTGTCCAACGAGCAGTACAACCAGCTGTTCACCATGCACGGCACGGTGATGCTGCTGTTCTACGCCACTCCGATCGTGTTCGGGTTCGCCAACCTGGTGCTGCCGCTGCAGATCGGCGCCCCCGACGTCGCCTTCCCCCGGCTGAACGCCTTCTCGTTCTGGCTGTTCCTGTTCGGCGCGATGATCGCCATCGCCGGGTTCATCACCCCCGGCGGTGCGGCGGACTTCGGCTGGACCGCCTACTCGCCGCTGACCGACGCGATCCACTCACCCGGCGCCGGTGGCGACCTGTGGATCATGGGCCTGGCCGTCGGCGGTCTGGGCACCATCCTCGGCGGGGTGAACATGATCACGACCGTGGTGTGCATGCGCGCGCCCGGCATGACGATGTTCCGGATGCCGATCTTCACCTGGAACATCCTGGTCACCTCGATCCTGGTGCTGCTGGCCTTCCCGATCCTGACGGCGGCGCTGTTCGGCCTGGCCGCCGACCGGCATCTCGGAGCCCACGTCTACGACCCCGCCAACGGCGGTGTCCTGTTGTGGCAGCACCTGTTCTGGTTCTTCGGCCACCCGGAGGTCTACATCATCGCGCTGCCGTTCTTCGGCATCGTCACCGAGATCTTCCCGGTCTTCTCCCGCAAGCCGATCTTCGGTTACACGACCCTGATCTACGCGACGCTGGGTATCGCGGCGCTGTCGGTGGCGGTGTGGGCGCACCACATGTACGCCACCGGCGCGGTGCTGCTGCCGTTCTTCTCGTTCATGACGTTCCTGATCGCGGTCCCGACCGGCATCAAGTTCTTCAACTGGGTCGGCACGATGTGGAAGGGGCAGTTGACCTTCGAGACACCCATGCTGTTCTCCGTGGGCTTCCTGGCGACCTTCCTCCTCGGCGGCCTGTCCGGCGTGATCCTGGCCAGCCCGCCGCTGGACTTCCACGTCACCGACAGCTACTTCGTGATCGCGCACTTCCACTACGTGCTGTTCGGCACCATCGTGTTCGCCACCTACGCGGGCATCTACTTCTGGTTCCCGAAGATGACCGGCCGCCTGCTCGACGAGAAGCTGGGCAAGCTGCACTTCTGGCTGACGTTCATCGGCTTCCACACCACGTTCCTGGTGCAGCACTGGCTCGGTGACGAAGGCATGCCGCGCCGCTACGCCGACTACCTGCCCTCCGACGGATTCACGACGCTGAACATCATCTCGACGATCGGGGCGTTCATCCTGGGTCTGTCGATGCTGCCGTTCGTGTGGAACGTGTTCAAGAGCTGGCGCTACGGCGAGCCCGTGATGGTCGACGACCCGTGGGGCTACGGCAACTCGCTGGAGTGGGCCACCAGTTGCCCGCCGCCGCGGCACAACTTCACCGAGCTGCCCCGCATCCGTTCCGAGCGTCCCGCGTTCGAGCTGCATTACCCGCACATGGTCGACCGGATGCGTCGGGAAGCTCACGTCGGTCGCGCGCACGGTCCCGAGGACGGCGACGTGACGCGGCTCGACGAAGAGAACGTCCGCACCTGA
- the serB gene encoding phosphoserine phosphatase SerB, translated as MSQLPSSADAVNVSRNSSSLLITVTGRDQPGVTSALFEVLSKHRVDLLNVEQVVIRGRLTLGVLVAAPAEVAAGPGLRDEVESAIHGVGLEVTIERSDGLPVLQEPSTHTIVVLGRPITAEAFGVVAREAAALDVNIDFIRGVSDYPVTGLELRVSVPPGAYRRLQAVLARVAVEEGVDIAIEDYSLSRRAKRLIVFDVDSTLIQGEVIEMLAAHAGAQAAVAEVTEAAMRGELDFAESLHRRVATLEGLPAEVLDEVAEKIELTPGARTTLRTLRRLGYHCGIVSGGFRQVIEPLAHELMMDFVAANELEIVDGKLTGRVVGDVVDRPGKAKALRDFAQQAGVPMEQTVAVGDGANDIDMLSAAGLGVAFNAKPALREVADASLSHPYLDTVLFVLGVTRGEIEAADALDGMVRRVEIPD; from the coding sequence GTGAGTCAACTGCCATCGTCGGCCGACGCAGTCAACGTATCGCGCAACAGTTCGTCGCTCCTGATCACGGTCACCGGTCGCGACCAGCCCGGCGTGACGTCGGCCCTCTTCGAGGTGCTCTCCAAGCACCGGGTCGACCTCCTCAACGTCGAGCAGGTCGTCATCCGAGGACGCCTGACATTGGGGGTGCTGGTCGCCGCCCCGGCGGAAGTGGCCGCCGGGCCCGGGCTGCGTGACGAGGTGGAGTCCGCCATCCACGGGGTGGGCCTCGAGGTCACCATCGAGCGCAGCGACGGCCTCCCCGTATTGCAGGAGCCGTCCACGCACACCATCGTCGTGCTGGGCCGGCCGATCACCGCCGAGGCGTTCGGCGTGGTGGCCCGGGAAGCGGCCGCGCTGGACGTCAACATCGACTTCATCCGCGGGGTCTCGGACTACCCGGTCACGGGCCTCGAGCTGCGGGTGTCGGTGCCGCCCGGCGCCTACCGGCGACTGCAGGCCGTGCTGGCCCGCGTCGCGGTCGAGGAGGGCGTCGACATCGCGATCGAGGACTACAGCCTGTCCCGGCGCGCCAAACGGCTCATCGTGTTCGACGTGGACTCCACGCTGATCCAGGGTGAGGTCATCGAAATGCTGGCGGCCCACGCCGGCGCCCAAGCCGCGGTCGCCGAGGTCACCGAGGCCGCGATGCGCGGGGAGTTGGACTTCGCGGAGTCGCTGCACCGCCGGGTCGCCACGCTCGAGGGTCTGCCGGCCGAGGTGCTCGACGAGGTGGCCGAGAAGATCGAACTCACGCCCGGAGCGCGCACCACGCTGCGCACCCTGCGGCGGCTCGGCTACCACTGCGGCATCGTGTCCGGCGGCTTCCGTCAGGTCATCGAACCGCTGGCCCACGAGCTGATGATGGACTTCGTCGCCGCCAATGAACTCGAGATCGTCGACGGCAAGCTGACCGGCCGGGTGGTGGGTGACGTCGTCGACCGACCGGGCAAGGCCAAAGCGCTGCGCGACTTCGCCCAGCAGGCCGGCGTGCCGATGGAGCAGACCGTCGCGGTGGGCGATGGCGCCAACGACATCGACATGCTCTCGGCGGCGGGACTGGGCGTGGCGTTCAACGCGAAACCGGCGCTGCGCGAGGTGGCGGATGCCTCCTTGAGCCATCCGTACCTCGACACCGTGTTGTTCGTCCTCGGCGTCACCCGCGGGGAGATCGAAGCCGCCGATGCGCTCGACGGGATGGTCCGGCGGGTCGAGATCCCGGACTGA
- a CDS encoding NUDIX hydrolase translates to MLIRDTPEGIKVFLMRRHAAMDFVAGVMVFPGGGVDDRDRNADVAWHGPDRSWWAGRFGVDDELAEALVCAAARETFEESGVLFAGAADDPDLLVDDASVYREQRAALENRSLSFGEFLRSEKLVLRADLLRPWANWVTPKEERTRRYDTYFFVGALPSGQRADGDNTETDKAGWVTPQAALDDFAEGRSFLLPPTWTQLDSLDGRTVAEVLALERQIVAIEPSLAAQEGGNWEIEFFNSDRYNAARNRRAPQGYTDGAPRA, encoded by the coding sequence ATGCTCATCCGGGACACGCCCGAAGGCATCAAGGTCTTTCTGATGCGCCGCCACGCGGCGATGGACTTCGTCGCGGGTGTGATGGTGTTCCCAGGCGGTGGCGTCGACGACCGCGACCGCAACGCCGACGTCGCCTGGCACGGACCCGACCGGTCGTGGTGGGCCGGGCGGTTCGGCGTCGACGACGAGCTCGCCGAGGCTCTGGTGTGCGCCGCGGCACGGGAGACGTTCGAGGAATCCGGCGTGCTGTTCGCCGGCGCTGCCGACGATCCGGACCTGCTGGTCGACGACGCGTCGGTGTATCGGGAGCAGCGCGCCGCGCTGGAGAACAGGTCGCTGTCGTTCGGCGAGTTCCTGCGCTCGGAGAAACTGGTGCTGCGCGCCGACCTATTGCGGCCCTGGGCCAACTGGGTCACCCCGAAGGAGGAGCGCACCCGCCGTTACGACACCTACTTCTTCGTCGGTGCGCTGCCGAGCGGCCAGCGCGCCGACGGCGACAACACCGAGACCGACAAGGCCGGCTGGGTGACCCCGCAGGCCGCGCTCGACGACTTCGCCGAGGGTCGCAGCTTCCTGCTCCCGCCGACGTGGACCCAGCTCGACTCACTCGACGGCCGCACCGTGGCCGAGGTCCTCGCCCTGGAGCGGCAGATCGTCGCGATCGAACCGTCGCTGGCCGCTCAGGAAGGCGGGAACTGGGAGATCGAGTTCTTCAACAGCGACCGGTACAACGCCGCCCGCAACCGGCGCGCCCCGCAGGGCTACACCGACGGGGCACCGCGCGCGTGA
- a CDS encoding PLP-dependent aminotransferase family protein, with product MTNSMKARSLDVDLLARELGNWRTSSRSGPAYHGLADALRLLIVDGRVPLEARLPSERVLADTLRVSRTTVTAAYAQLRDDGYLVARRGARSTTALPLPASASAPPAIPTANLAAATLAAPAAIVSRAFTEAAEEATPYLHDIGIELGGVAPLRAAIAERYCARGLPTEPEEVMVTTGALHAIGLILATYTQPGDRVLVEQPTYHGGLAAMANRGLRPVPVAMTPDGWELDAHEAAMHQLAPDLAYLIPDNHNPTGMTLPAPERERLAHIISETRTRTIVDETITDMWLDEQVPAPFASFMTSRRDLVLTVGSMSKSFWGGLRIGWIRAERSTLATVGALRPSIDMGTPILEQLAAARLLAAEADVLPERREILRARRALLVDLLAEHLPDWRPLPGSGGMSLWVRLPAPMSSALSAAASRMGLEIPPGPRFGVDGSLERFIRVPYTLPDDRLVESIELLGRAWRSVTGLSGESAAVVV from the coding sequence ATGACGAATTCAATGAAGGCCAGATCGCTCGATGTGGACCTACTGGCCCGCGAACTGGGCAACTGGCGCACATCCAGTCGCAGTGGTCCGGCCTATCACGGGTTGGCGGATGCACTGCGCCTGCTGATCGTCGACGGCCGGGTGCCGCTCGAGGCCCGACTGCCCAGTGAGCGCGTGCTCGCCGACACGCTGCGCGTCTCCCGCACCACCGTCACCGCCGCCTACGCCCAACTCCGCGACGACGGCTATCTCGTCGCCAGACGTGGGGCGCGCAGTACCACCGCGCTGCCGCTGCCCGCCTCGGCGTCGGCTCCCCCGGCCATCCCCACCGCGAATCTGGCCGCCGCCACCCTGGCCGCGCCCGCGGCGATCGTGTCACGGGCGTTCACCGAAGCCGCCGAAGAAGCCACGCCATATCTGCACGACATCGGGATCGAGCTCGGCGGAGTCGCGCCGCTGCGCGCGGCGATCGCCGAAAGATACTGCGCACGAGGACTTCCCACCGAGCCAGAGGAGGTGATGGTCACCACCGGGGCCCTGCACGCCATCGGTCTGATCCTGGCCACCTACACCCAGCCCGGTGATCGTGTGCTCGTCGAGCAGCCGACCTACCACGGCGGGCTCGCGGCGATGGCCAACCGCGGGCTGCGGCCGGTGCCGGTGGCGATGACACCGGACGGCTGGGAACTCGACGCGCACGAGGCGGCCATGCACCAACTGGCCCCCGATCTGGCCTACCTGATCCCCGACAACCACAACCCGACCGGGATGACGCTGCCCGCGCCGGAGCGAGAACGTCTGGCGCACATCATCAGTGAGACGCGCACTCGCACCATCGTCGACGAGACGATCACCGACATGTGGCTCGACGAGCAAGTCCCCGCACCCTTCGCCTCGTTCATGACGTCGCGGCGCGACCTCGTGCTGACCGTCGGCTCGATGTCGAAGTCGTTCTGGGGTGGCCTGCGTATCGGCTGGATCCGGGCTGAGCGCAGCACCCTCGCGACAGTCGGCGCGCTGCGCCCGTCCATCGACATGGGCACCCCCATCCTCGAACAGCTCGCCGCGGCAAGGCTTCTGGCAGCCGAAGCGGACGTTCTGCCCGAACGGCGGGAGATCCTGCGGGCCCGGCGTGCCCTGCTTGTCGATCTGCTGGCCGAACACCTGCCCGACTGGCGGCCGCTGCCGGGCAGCGGCGGGATGTCACTGTGGGTGCGGCTACCGGCGCCGATGAGTTCGGCCCTGTCGGCGGCCGCGTCCAGGATGGGCCTGGAGATCCCGCCGGGACCGCGCTTCGGGGTCGACGGCTCGCTCGAGCGCTTCATCCGGGTCCCGTACACGTTGCCCGACGACCGACTCGTCGAGTCCATCGAACTGCTCGGGCGCGCATGGCGAAGCGTCACCGGCCTGTCGGGCGAGTCCGCCGCCGTGGTGGTGTAG
- a CDS encoding enoyl-CoA hydratase, producing the protein MTEFVSAVVGGGDERAIATLLLSRPPTNALTRQVYREIAEAADELGRRDDVAAVIVFGGHEIFSAGDDMPQWRTLNADEAARAAQVCREAVDALAALPKPTVAAVTGYALGAGLTLALAADWRISGDNAKFGATEILAGRAPAAGATQRLSAAIAVSKAKDLVFSGRFVDAREALGMGLVDELVAPDGVYDAAVSWASRFLEYPPEVLAAAKAAFADGR; encoded by the coding sequence GTGACCGAATTCGTCAGCGCCGTCGTCGGGGGCGGCGACGAGCGGGCGATCGCGACGCTGCTGCTGTCCCGCCCGCCGACCAATGCGCTGACCCGGCAGGTCTACCGGGAGATCGCCGAGGCCGCCGACGAGCTCGGCCGGCGGGACGACGTCGCGGCGGTCATCGTGTTCGGTGGCCACGAGATCTTCTCTGCGGGCGACGACATGCCCCAGTGGCGCACGCTGAACGCCGACGAGGCCGCGCGGGCTGCTCAGGTCTGCCGGGAGGCCGTCGACGCGCTGGCCGCGCTGCCCAAACCGACCGTCGCCGCCGTCACCGGCTACGCGCTGGGTGCCGGCCTGACCCTGGCCCTGGCCGCGGACTGGCGGATCAGCGGCGACAACGCGAAGTTCGGCGCGACCGAGATCCTCGCCGGCCGGGCGCCCGCGGCCGGTGCGACGCAGCGGCTCTCCGCCGCCATCGCGGTCAGCAAGGCCAAGGACCTGGTGTTCAGCGGCCGCTTCGTCGATGCCCGGGAAGCGCTCGGGATGGGCCTGGTCGACGAGCTGGTGGCTCCCGACGGGGTCTACGACGCCGCGGTGTCCTGGGCGAGCCGGTTCCTCGAGTATCCGCCGGAGGTCCTGGCGGCGGCCAAGGCCGCCTTCGCCGACGGGCGATGA
- a CDS encoding nucleoside/nucleotide kinase family protein — MARVSSRHTLESLAAEAIALGEGRRRAVLGIAGTPGAGKSTLVSLLLESITERRGAGWAAHVPMDGFHLADDQLRRLGLLDRKGAPETFDPAGYAVLLERVHRETDAEIYAPGFDRRLEQPLAAALAVPAHARLVVTEGNYLLVDHPQWARARRAMDRVWFVAADEHSRVNRLVARHVEFGKTAAQAQAWASEVDARNAALVSATADAADRVIVNGADGWSISA; from the coding sequence ATGGCAAGAGTGAGCAGCCGACACACACTGGAATCGCTGGCAGCTGAGGCCATCGCGCTCGGCGAGGGCCGACGGCGCGCCGTTCTCGGCATCGCCGGCACTCCGGGCGCAGGCAAGTCCACACTGGTGTCCCTGCTGCTGGAATCGATCACCGAGCGCCGCGGCGCCGGCTGGGCGGCGCACGTGCCGATGGACGGCTTCCACCTGGCCGACGATCAACTGCGCAGGCTCGGGCTCCTGGACCGCAAGGGCGCGCCCGAGACGTTCGACCCGGCGGGCTACGCGGTGCTGCTCGAGCGCGTGCACCGGGAAACGGACGCCGAGATCTACGCGCCGGGCTTCGACCGCCGTCTCGAGCAACCGCTGGCCGCGGCGCTGGCGGTGCCCGCCCACGCCCGGCTGGTCGTCACCGAGGGCAACTATCTGCTCGTGGATCACCCGCAGTGGGCGCGGGCGCGTCGCGCGATGGACCGGGTGTGGTTCGTCGCCGCCGACGAGCACAGCCGGGTGAACCGGTTGGTGGCCCGCCACGTCGAGTTCGGCAAGACAGCGGCGCAGGCGCAGGCGTGGGCGTCCGAGGTCGACGCCCGCAACGCGGCCCTGGTGTCGGCGACCGCCGACGCCGCCGACCGGGTGATCGTCAACGGCGCGGACGGCTGGTCGATTTCGGCGTGA
- a CDS encoding ABC transporter ATP-binding protein, which yields MPAEDTEAADPDLLIDFAKVTLRRNGRLLVGPVTWSVELDERWVVVGPNGAGKTSLLRIAAAMEHPSSGTAYVLGERLGRVDMSELRSRVGLSSAALSQRVPDDEIVRDLVVSAGYAVMGRWREQYDELDYEQALDMLESVGAEHLADRTFGTLSEGERKRVLIARSLMTDPELLLLDEPAAGLDLGGREELVARLSDLAADPDAPAMVLVTHHVEEIPPGFSHCLILSEGTVVDSGLLTDVLTSENLSTAFGQSIALDIIDGRYFARRTRSRAAHRRRT from the coding sequence GTGCCAGCCGAAGACACCGAAGCTGCCGACCCCGACCTGTTGATCGACTTCGCGAAGGTCACGCTGCGCCGCAACGGCCGGCTCCTGGTCGGACCGGTGACCTGGTCGGTGGAACTCGACGAGCGGTGGGTCGTGGTCGGCCCGAACGGTGCGGGCAAGACATCGTTGCTGCGCATCGCCGCGGCGATGGAACATCCCTCGTCGGGGACCGCATACGTCCTGGGCGAGCGCCTGGGCCGGGTCGACATGTCGGAACTGCGCTCCCGCGTCGGCCTCAGCAGCGCCGCCTTATCGCAACGCGTGCCGGACGACGAGATAGTGCGCGACCTCGTGGTCTCCGCCGGCTATGCCGTCATGGGCCGGTGGCGTGAGCAGTACGACGAGCTCGATTACGAACAGGCGCTCGACATGCTGGAGAGCGTCGGCGCCGAGCATCTCGCCGACCGCACCTTCGGCACGTTGTCCGAGGGCGAGCGCAAGCGGGTGCTGATCGCACGCTCATTGATGACCGATCCGGAGCTACTGCTGCTCGACGAGCCTGCCGCCGGGCTGGACCTCGGCGGCCGCGAAGAGCTCGTCGCGCGATTGAGTGACCTGGCGGCAGACCCCGACGCGCCGGCGATGGTGCTGGTGACCCACCACGTCGAAGAGATCCCGCCTGGCTTCTCGCACTGCCTGATCCTGTCGGAGGGCACGGTGGTCGATTCCGGTCTGCTGACCGACGTGCTGACCTCCGAGAACCTGTCCACCGCGTTCGGCCAGTCGATTGCGCTGGACATCATCGACGGGCGGTATTTCGCCCGGCGCACCCGCAGCCGTGCCGCACACAGGAGACGTACGTGA